The genomic region TAGGCCTCGACCTCCGTGATCCGAACGGCGACCGGCCCGTGCCGGACCGTCGCACCGAGCAGATCCGGTGCCACGGCCAGCACGGGCCGGTCGAAGAAGCCCGCCGGGTACGGCGCCGGGCCGGCCACGTCGGCGGCCGGCCCGGGACCCCCTGGGGGCTCGAAACCCTCGGGAGGCTCAAGTCCCGCAGAGAGCTCGAGACCGTCCTGGGGCCTGGGACCCTCGGAGGGCCTGGGAGGGCCCTGAGAGGGCTTGGCAGGACCCTGAGGGGGCCAGGGAGTAGCCGTCAGTCCACCGCCCACGCGCGGTCCCGGTCGAGGACCGGCCGCAGCGCCGCGAGCTGCTCGCGCACGCGGTCCGGTGCGGTCCCGCCGGGCGCGGAGCGGGCCTGCAGCGCGCCCGACACCGACAACACGCCGCGCACGTCCGGGGTGAGCAGCGGATTGATCACCGCGAGGTCGTCGTCGGAGACACCGTCGAGGTCGACGTCGTGGGCGACGCACCAGGACACGAGCTGGCCGACGGCCTCGTGCGCCTGACGGAACGGCACGCCACGGCGCACCAGGTACTCGGCGACGTCGGTCGCCAGGGCGAAGCCGTCCGGCGCGGCCGCGGCCAGCCGCTCGCGGCGGACCCGCATCGTCGCGACCGTGCCCGTCAGCGCGGGCAGCACCAGCAGCAGCGTGTCGACCGCGTCGAAGACCGGCTCCTTGTCCTCCTGCAGGTCCCGGTCGTAGGCGAGCGGGAGCCCCTTGAGGGTGGCGAGGAAGCCGGTCAGGCCGCCGATGAGCCGGCCGGACTTGCCCCGGGCGAGCTCGGCGACGTCCGGGTTCTTCTTCTGCGGCATGATCGAGCTGCCGGTCGCGAAGGCGTCGTCCAGCTCGACCCAGCCGAACTCGCGGGTCGTCCAGAGCACGATCTCCTCGCCGAGGCGGGACAGGTGCACCCCGATCAGCGCGGCCACGAACAGGAACTCCGCGGCGAAGTCGCGATCCGACACGGCGTCGAGCGAGTTGTCGAACGCCCGGTCGAACCCCAGCTCGGCGGCGACCCCCCGCGGGTCCAGCGGCAGCGACGAGCCGGCCAGCGCCCCGGCGCCGAGCGCGCTCACCGACGCCCGACGGTCCCAGTCCCGCAGCCGGTCGGTGTCCCGCACGAACGCCTGCACATGGGCGAGCAGCTGATGACCGAACGAGATCGGCTGAGCGTGCTGCAGGTGCGTCATCCCCGGCGCCGGAGTGTCCACGTGCTGCTCGGCGACGGTGACCAGCGCCTGGGACAGCTCGGTCAGCCGGGCGGCCACCTGGCGGGCGTGCTCGCGCAGGTACAGGCGCAGGTCGGTGGCGACCTGGTCGTTGCGGCTGCGGCCGGCGCGCAGCTTGCCGCCGAGCGCGCCGAGCCGCTCCAGCAGCCCGCGTTCGAGGGCGGTGTGAACGTCCTCGTCCTCGACCGTGGGACGAAACCGCCCCTGGGCGACCGCGTCGGACAGGTCGTCGATGGCGGCGAGCATCGCGGCGAGCTCGGCGTCGTCGAGCAGGCCGGCCCGGTGCAGCACCCGGGCGTGCGACTTCGAGGCGAGCAGGTCGTAGGGCGCGAGCCGCCAGTCGAACTGGACGCTCACCGACAGCCGGGCGAGCGCCTCGGCCGGGCCGCCGGCGAACCGTCCGCCCCACAGCCGCATCGGGGCGCCGGCCGACGCCCCGCCGGCGAGCACCCCGCCGGCGGGCGCGTCGGCGTCGGTGGCCCCGCCGGCGGGTGGCTTCGGCACCGCCGCCTCCTCGGAGTGATCCGTCGAGGTCACGGGTTCAGCCGCTGCTCGCGGGCCGCCCAGACCTTCGTCGGCAGGCCCCAGAGCTCGATGAACCCACGGGCATCACCCTGGTCGAACTGGTCGCCGGCGTCGTAGGTGGCCAGGGCGTGGTCGTAGAGGCTGCCCGGGCTGCGCCGGCCGACGACCTGGGCGACCCCGCCCGCGAGCCGCAGCCGCACGTCCCCGTCGACCCCGGCGCTCGCCGCGTCGACGAAGGCGTCGAGCGCGGCCTTGAGCGGCGAGTACCACAGGCCGTCGTAGACGATCTCGCCCCAGCGCTGGTCGACGCCCCGCTTGAACCGGGCGACGTCGCGCTCGAGGGTGAGGTCCTCCAGGTCGCGGTGCGCGGTCAGCAGGGTGATCGCCGCCGGGCACTCGTAGATCTCCCGGCTCTTGATCCCGACCAGGCGGTCCTCGATCATGTCGATCCGGCCGACACCGTGCGCGCCCGCGCGGGTGTTGAGCTCGGCGACGAGCTCCGCCAGCGACAGGGATCGCCCGTCCAGACCGGTCGGGACGCCGTCGGTGAAGGAGATCGTCACCTCGTCGGGGGTCCGCGCGACCGTCGGGTCCGCCGAGTAGACGAAGACGTCCTCCGGCGGCTGTGCCCACGGGTCCTCGAGGATGCCGCACTCGGCGGTGCGCCCCCACAGGTTCTGGTCGATGGAGTACGGCGAGCGCTTGGACACGTCGATGGGCAGCCCGCGCTCCTCGGCGAAGGCGATCGCCTTGTCCCGGGTCATGCCCGAGTCGCGCACCGGGGCGAGCACCTTCAACCCGGGCGCCAGCGCCGACACGCCGACCTCGAACCGCACCTGGTCGTTGCCCTTGCCGGTGCAGCCGTGGGCGATCGCGTCCGCGCCGTGCTCGCGGGCGGCCTCGACCAGATGCTTGACGATGATCGGCCGCGACAGCGACGAGATCAGCGGGTACCGATCCATGTACAGCGCGTTGCTCCGGATGGCCGGGGCGACGAAGGACTCGGCGAACTCAGTGCGGGCGTCGACCACGATCGACTCGACGGCGCCGCAGGTGAGGGCGCGCTGGCGGATGGCCTCGAGGTCCTCGCCGCCCTGGCCGACATCGACCGCCAGCGCGACGACCTCGGCGCCGGTCTCGGCGCCGATCCAGCCGATGGCCACGGACGTGTCGAGGCCGCCCGAGTAGGCAAGCACGACGCGTTCGGTCACGGGACTTACTCCTTATGTCGGATTGCGCGGAAGATCATCATCAGGTGTGCCGGTGCCGCCGCCGGTGCCCGCCAGGACCGCCCCGCCCGCCGGCGGGGTGCGTGGACGGGCCTGGGCGGCGGCGGCCACGCCCGGCACGGCGCGGGCCCGCCCGTCGGCGAGCCGCAGCAGGTGGGCTGCCAAACCCGGCCCGCCCGGGACCGGCGGCTGGCCCGCGGACGGCCCGGTC from Frankia alni ACN14a harbors:
- the argH gene encoding argininosuccinate lyase, whose amino-acid sequence is MTSTDHSEEAAVPKPPAGGATDADAPAGGVLAGGASAGAPMRLWGGRFAGGPAEALARLSVSVQFDWRLAPYDLLASKSHARVLHRAGLLDDAELAAMLAAIDDLSDAVAQGRFRPTVEDEDVHTALERGLLERLGALGGKLRAGRSRNDQVATDLRLYLREHARQVAARLTELSQALVTVAEQHVDTPAPGMTHLQHAQPISFGHQLLAHVQAFVRDTDRLRDWDRRASVSALGAGALAGSSLPLDPRGVAAELGFDRAFDNSLDAVSDRDFAAEFLFVAALIGVHLSRLGEEIVLWTTREFGWVELDDAFATGSSIMPQKKNPDVAELARGKSGRLIGGLTGFLATLKGLPLAYDRDLQEDKEPVFDAVDTLLLVLPALTGTVATMRVRRERLAAAAPDGFALATDVAEYLVRRGVPFRQAHEAVGQLVSWCVAHDVDLDGVSDDDLAVINPLLTPDVRGVLSVSGALQARSAPGGTAPDRVREQLAALRPVLDRDRAWAVD
- a CDS encoding argininosuccinate synthase, producing MTERVVLAYSGGLDTSVAIGWIGAETGAEVVALAVDVGQGGEDLEAIRQRALTCGAVESIVVDARTEFAESFVAPAIRSNALYMDRYPLISSLSRPIIVKHLVEAAREHGADAIAHGCTGKGNDQVRFEVGVSALAPGLKVLAPVRDSGMTRDKAIAFAEERGLPIDVSKRSPYSIDQNLWGRTAECGILEDPWAQPPEDVFVYSADPTVARTPDEVTISFTDGVPTGLDGRSLSLAELVAELNTRAGAHGVGRIDMIEDRLVGIKSREIYECPAAITLLTAHRDLEDLTLERDVARFKRGVDQRWGEIVYDGLWYSPLKAALDAFVDAASAGVDGDVRLRLAGGVAQVVGRRSPGSLYDHALATYDAGDQFDQGDARGFIELWGLPTKVWAAREQRLNP